The DNA region TTCTTCTGCGATATGACGCAGACGAAGATCGCGGATCGGCTGGGGATTTCGCAGATGCATGTGTCGCGGTTGATCAGCCGTACGTGTGAGCGGCTTCAGCGGGAAGTCGATGCGGATCTCGCGCGGGAAGACAGCCAAGACAGCCAAGACAGCCAGGCCGGCCAGACCGGCGCCGAGCGGGAACACCACAGCAGGCTCGCCGCCGCATGACCCACCGCACCGGCCCCGGGGCCGCCGCGAACTGAGGCCGTGCACACGCCAGAGGACGCAGACGGAGGTACGGAGTTGGGAGCGACGGGCGAAACCGGACCTGCCGACGGCAGCGGCGGAGTGCGGCGCGTGGGGCCCGTCGAGAAGGACGGGCCGGTCGAGAGCGCGACCGAGCGTGTGAACCGCCAGTGGCAGGAGATCCTTCAGGAGACCCGGGTCGCCCAGACCGGCGTGCAGATCCTCTTCGGATTCCTGCTGAGCGTCGCGTTCACCCCGCGCTTCGCCGGTCTCGGCACCTTCGACCGCGGCGTCTACACGCTCACGGTCGTCGTGGGTGCCGGTGCGACGGCGGCGCTCATCGCTCCCGTCTCCATCCACCGTTTCCTGTCCGGGCAGCGCATGAAGGACGAAGTGGTCGAGAGCGCCGCCCGGTTGATGATGTGCGGCATGGTGCTGCTGGCCCTGACGGTCGGCTGCACCCTGCTGCTCATCCTCCACGTCGTACTGGGCGGCCTGCTGGCCGAGATCCTCGCCGGTGCCGTCATGGTGTGGTTCGTCTGCTGCTGGTACGTGCTGCCCGCACGGCTGCGCAGGCGTCATGCCCGTCGGGGAGCGGCCCGCGCCGCGAAGGACGCCCCACGGCGGTGACGGTCGGGCCCACGAGCAGGGGCCGGGCCGCTCAGCGTCCGGGAGCGGGCGCGGAAGCGGAGCCGGAAGCCCGGCCGGACGCGGGGGCGTCCGCACGGACGACGACCAGCTCCTCCTCGCGCTCGCCCGGAGCGATCAGCCCGCGCCGCTCCAGCCATCCCGCCCGTGCCCTCAGCAGCGGCCCGAACGGCTGCCTGCCGCGGGCCGTGACCGCGGCCTTCAGGCCGGCCTCGCGCAGCAGCGCCAGCGTCCGCTCCGTTCCGCACATGTCCGAGTGCACGACCAGCAACGTGCCGCCCTCGGCGAGTAGTTGCGGTGCCCGCAGGCAGAGCCGGTCGAGATGCTCGCGTCCGTCGTCGCCGCCGTCGCAGGCGCGGCTGCCGCCGCTGCCCCCTGCGCGCTCGCCGCCGGCCGTACGGCCCGTGACGGGACCGCGACCCGGGCCACGATGCCGTCGCGGTACCGGGCTGGGGACGTACGGCGGATTGGCCGTGACGAGGTCGAAGCGGCCCGACGGGTGGTCGAGGAAGTCGCCCCGGTGCACGGTGACGCGCAGTCCCCGCATGCGGGCGTTCAGGCGTGCCGCCATCGCCGCACGGGCCGAGAGGTCCACTGCATGCACTTCCGCGGCGCCCATGCGTGCGCCCGCGAGAGCGACCACGCCGGTGCCCGTGCACACGTCGAGCATGCGGGCGTCACGGGGGACCGTCGTGCCGCGCAGAGCCTCCAGCAGGAGTCTGGTGTCGCCCTGGGGTACGTACACCCCGGGCGGTCTCAGCAGCCACACGACCGCCGTGTTCCTCGGCGGACGGCCGTGAAACCGCGCCGAGGCTCAGCCGGGACCCGGCCGCCGGGGCCGGGAACGGGCCTGGCCGAGCCAGGGCCGGGACCGAACGTCCTGCGGCCCTTCTCCGCTGCTAGACGGCCTTTCCGGAGATCGGATGAGTCTCGGTGGTCAGCGTCCAGCAGCTCCCCGTGCAGCCCGCGGGCAGCGGCGGGAAGCGGTGGCCCCGTACATCGGTGCTCCAGCGGTGCCGGCTGCCGCAGTCGCAGCCGTAGATGCCGCTCTGTGGGACGACCTCTCCAGGGCGGAACGGTTTGTACTCACTCACAACGCCTGTCTACGGCGGGGCATCGCGCGCTGCCAGTCGTGGGCCCCCGAAGGAGCCGCGGGCCGGTGACCCGGGGGTGTGCGGGCACACGTTTGGCCCAGCCGCGGGCGGCTACCTCGACAGGGCAATCGATGGGCAACCGACAGCGCACTCGACGGGGCGTGCGCAGGCAATCCCCGCGTAAGCAGTCCGTGGCGGAGGCGCCGAGCTGCGGCAGCGGTACGGGACGTACTCGCACCGGACCCGGACCCGGAGCCGTACCTGGACCCGGACCCGGCTCTTCAGGCCCGCGCCTCGTGCTTCCGCGTCGCACGCGTCCGGCGGCGCCGTAGCCGTTCAAGGAGGAACCGATGGCGGATGGCTCCCCCGCTTCCCGGGCCGCCACGCTGCGCCCGGTGGCCTCCCCGGAGTCCCCGGCCTCCCCGGCAAGCGCGACCGGCGAGGCCCCGGCGCCGTCCGCGACGGGCGCCGCGCCCGGCCCCCCGGTCACCGTGGGAGTGGAGGAGGAGTTCCTGCTCGCCGATCCCATGACCGGCTTCCCCGTACCGGCCGCGGAGCGCGTCCTCGAAGAGCTGCGACGCGGTAGGGCCTCGGACGGCACCGAGTTCAAGCACGAACTCATGGCCAGCCAGGTCGAGACGACGTCCGGGATCTGCACGCAACTGTCCGAACTCGCCGGGCAGTTGAGCACGGGCAGGCGCCGCCTGGCGGAGGAGGCCCGGCGGCTGGGGCTGGTGGTCCTGCCCACCGGCGCCCCCGCCCACACGGCGGGCCCCGCGCAGCTCACACGCGGAACGCGCTACGAGGAGATCCGCGACATCTACGCGGGCGTCGTCTCCGACTACGAGGCGTGCGGCTGCCAGGTCCATGTGCGGGTGCCGGACCGGGAGACGGCCGTGGCCGTGGTCGGCCGGCTGCGTCACTGGCTGCCGACGCTGCTCGCCCTGTCCGTCAACTCCCCCTTCCACCACGGCCTCGACACCGGCTACGGAAGCTGGCGCATGGTCATGCAGTCCCGCTTCCCCGGCTCCGGCGTCCCGCCGCACTTCGCTACCGCGGCCGACTACGACGAGGAACTGAACCGGCTGGTGGCCTGCGGGACGCTCGCCGACGCCCGGCAGACCTTCTGGCTCGTGAGGCCCTCGGAGTGCTTCCCCACCGTCGAGTTCCGCGTCGCCGACGCCGCCGCGACCGTGGACGAGGCCGTCTTGCAGGCGGCGCTCTCGCGTGCCCTCGTAACCACCGCCGTCGAGGAACTGGAGCGCGGCATCGAGGCACCGCCCGTACGGGACCAGCTCGCCGCTGCCGCCGTGTGGAACGCCGCACGCCACGGTCTGGACGGGGACGCTGTCGACCTGCGGCGTGAACGCACCGTCCCCGCGACGAGGCTCCTGTACGAACTGATCCGCCAAGTGACGCCCGCTCTGGAGGAGTCCGGCGATCTGGAGCGCGTACAGCGGCTGCTCGGGCGGCTCACGGAGGCGGGCACCGGAGCGGAGCGTCAGCGTGCCGCCGCGGCACGCGGCCACCGCGCGCTGCTGGGGCGGCTCGCCGAAGAGGCCGTACGCCCCGTGGACGAGGCACTGTCGCCGGACCGAACGCCGACCGTCTCCGTCTCCAGGAGGGAGCCATGACGAGCGTCGCCGCAACTGCCGCCGCCTCCGCCGCGGCCCCCGTGCCCAAACCGACAGGCCCCGGCGGCCCGGCCGAACTGCCGCAGCCGCGCGGCCCGTTGTCCCGGGCGGTGCTGGACGCCCTGGCGGCGCCGCATGGCCCCGCCGCAGGGAGACACCTCCCCGCACCCGGCGACTCGGGCGAAGCAGGCGACCCGGGCGAGGGGGCCGAATGGCCCGGCGGCGGAATCGACCCCTTCGGCGAGGACCTGCAACTGGCCCTGCACCTCTGCTACGAGCTGCACTACCAGGGCTGGCGCGGCGTAGACCCCGGCTGGGAGTGGGACCCCGAACTGCTGCGTCTGCGCGGCCACTTGGAGCGGACGTTCCTGAACGGGCTGCGTACCTCCGTACCCGGAGGAAGCGATGTGACACGGGAGCTGGACGCGCTGCTGGTGGAGCCCCCCGGAGGCTCCGGCGTCTCCCGCAGGCTCGCGGAGAGCGGGGAGTGGTGGCAGATGCGGGAGTTCCTGGTGCACCGCTCGGTCTACCACCTCAAGGAGGCCGACCCGCACGTCTGGGTCGTTCCGCGGCTGAGGGGAGCGGCCAAGGCCGCGCTGGTCGCGGTGGAGTACGACGAGTTCGGAGCGGGACGCGAACAGCGGGTGCACTCCCGGCTGTTCGCGGATCTGCTGGACGGGGCGGGACTCGACAGCGGCTATCTGCACTATCTGGAAGACGTTCCGGCACCAGCGCTGGCCGTCGTCAACATGATGTCGCTCTTCGGGCTGCACCGTTCGCTGCGAGGTGCGCTCGTGGGCCACTTCGCCGCGGCGGAGACGACCACCGCGCCGAGCGCCCGGCGCCTGGCCGCGGCACTGGAACGTATGGGCGCCCACGAGGACTGCGTCTTCTTCTACACCGAGCACGTCGAGGCCGATGCCGTACACGAACAGGTGATGCGCCGCGACGTGGTGGGCGGGCTGCTCGCCGGGGAACCTGAACTCGCCGCCGACGTGACCCTCGGGATCCAGGCGACCGGACTTCTGGAGGAGCGCCTGGCCGGACATCTCTCCGACTCGTGGGACAGGGGCGTCAGTTCACTGCGGCGCCCGCTCGCCGTCTGAGCCGGAGCCCGAGCCGGAGCCCGAGCCCGAGCCCGAGCCCGAGCCGGAGCTGGAGCCCGAGCTGGAGCCCGACCCGGAGTCGGAGCCGGAGCCGTCCCGGGGTGAGCCGTCCCGGGGATCGGCCGCCGCTTCCGATGTCGGCTCGGAGCGGCGGGCACGCGAGTGGCGACGGTGGCTGGTGTCGCACCAGGGATAGTCACGGCTGCGCCTGCACGCACACAGGGCGACCATGAAGCGGTCCGAGCAGACCGTGCGGCCGTCGCCGAGTTCCACCTCCACGGGTCCCTCGACGAGG from Streptomyces marispadix includes:
- a CDS encoding DUF6328 family protein, with the protein product MRRVGPVEKDGPVESATERVNRQWQEILQETRVAQTGVQILFGFLLSVAFTPRFAGLGTFDRGVYTLTVVVGAGATAALIAPVSIHRFLSGQRMKDEVVESAARLMMCGMVLLALTVGCTLLLILHVVLGGLLAEILAGAVMVWFVCCWYVLPARLRRRHARRGAARAAKDAPRR
- a CDS encoding YjzC family protein: MSEYKPFRPGEVVPQSGIYGCDCGSRHRWSTDVRGHRFPPLPAGCTGSCWTLTTETHPISGKAV
- a CDS encoding iron-containing redox enzyme family protein, which translates into the protein MTSVAATAAASAAAPVPKPTGPGGPAELPQPRGPLSRAVLDALAAPHGPAAGRHLPAPGDSGEAGDPGEGAEWPGGGIDPFGEDLQLALHLCYELHYQGWRGVDPGWEWDPELLRLRGHLERTFLNGLRTSVPGGSDVTRELDALLVEPPGGSGVSRRLAESGEWWQMREFLVHRSVYHLKEADPHVWVVPRLRGAAKAALVAVEYDEFGAGREQRVHSRLFADLLDGAGLDSGYLHYLEDVPAPALAVVNMMSLFGLHRSLRGALVGHFAAAETTTAPSARRLAAALERMGAHEDCVFFYTEHVEADAVHEQVMRRDVVGGLLAGEPELAADVTLGIQATGLLEERLAGHLSDSWDRGVSSLRRPLAV
- a CDS encoding methyltransferase translates to MWLLRPPGVYVPQGDTRLLLEALRGTTVPRDARMLDVCTGTGVVALAGARMGAAEVHAVDLSARAAMAARLNARMRGLRVTVHRGDFLDHPSGRFDLVTANPPYVPSPVPRRHRGPGRGPVTGRTAGGERAGGSGGSRACDGGDDGREHLDRLCLRAPQLLAEGGTLLVVHSDMCGTERTLALLREAGLKAAVTARGRQPFGPLLRARAGWLERRGLIAPGEREEELVVVRADAPASGRASGSASAPAPGR
- a CDS encoding CDGSH iron-sulfur domain-containing protein → MATTPGAQDDADAAADAWLPRRPRDADGRERRRVVIDPGGPVLVEGPVEVELGDGRTVCSDRFMVALCACRRSRDYPWCDTSHRRHSRARRSEPTSEAAADPRDGSPRDGSGSDSGSGSSSGSSSGSGSGSGSGSGSGSGSDGERAPQ
- a CDS encoding carboxylate-amine ligase produces the protein MADGSPASRAATLRPVASPESPASPASATGEAPAPSATGAAPGPPVTVGVEEEFLLADPMTGFPVPAAERVLEELRRGRASDGTEFKHELMASQVETTSGICTQLSELAGQLSTGRRRLAEEARRLGLVVLPTGAPAHTAGPAQLTRGTRYEEIRDIYAGVVSDYEACGCQVHVRVPDRETAVAVVGRLRHWLPTLLALSVNSPFHHGLDTGYGSWRMVMQSRFPGSGVPPHFATAADYDEELNRLVACGTLADARQTFWLVRPSECFPTVEFRVADAAATVDEAVLQAALSRALVTTAVEELERGIEAPPVRDQLAAAAVWNAARHGLDGDAVDLRRERTVPATRLLYELIRQVTPALEESGDLERVQRLLGRLTEAGTGAERQRAAAARGHRALLGRLAEEAVRPVDEALSPDRTPTVSVSRREP